From the Anabaena sphaerica FACHB-251 genome, the window CCCCGCATAGTTTTATCCCACAACCCAGATACAGCAGAAATATTGCAAAAATGGCGTGTAGATTTGCAATTATCTGGTCATACTCACGGGGGACAAATCGTTATTCCTGGCTTGGGACCAGCATTAAAGATTTACCAAAAAATTGCTATAAAAACGCCCAAAAAACTGCACCGATTCCTCCCATTTTTGCGAGGAGAACAGGCTATAATCAGTAATTGGGAATTGTCACAGGGCTTACATCTTCTGGGCAAAAATCAACTATATGTCAATCGCGGCTTAGGTACTTATTTCCCAGGACGTTTATTTTGTCCGCCGGAAGTGACTATAATTACTTTAGAAGCTCAGTAAGGTTAATCTATTAATTAGTCATGATTAATTGAGAAGATGCAAAAATTAGCCCTAGACAAATTAGAACATTTTGGAAGTGCAATTATTAGATTTTACCAAAGTCGATGATTTAGAAAGTTGGTTAAGTTAAAGTTAATAACTCTATTAGCTCTCTGGTAGAAACCCAACTACTTACCTAAAAAAAGCAGATTTAAAAAAAATCCTCTTTTTTAAAGAAAAAATTAGCCGGAAAAATTTATAATTTAATGATAATTTTAAGAATTGTGAACGGTTAACAATCAAGGTTATGAACGCAGCCGACGATAAAACAATAGTACGCGAATACTTCAATTCCACAGGTTTTGACCGTTGGAAACGCATCTATGGAGATGGTGAAGTCAACAAAGTCCAGCTAGATATCCGCACTGGACATCAACAAACTGTGGATACCGTCATCGGCTGGTTAAAAGATGATAACAATCTATCAGAGTTATCTATTTGCGATGCTGGGTGTGGTGTGGGTAGTTTGAGTATTCCTCTAGCCGCTGAGGGTGCTAAGGTTTACGCCAGCGACATTTCCGCTAAAATGGTATCAGAAGCTCAAGATAGGGCTGTAAAAGCTTTTTCCAATTCTGTAAATCCTACTTTCGCGGTGCAGGATTTAGAATCACTAAGCGGTAATTATCACACAGTTATCTGTTTAGACGTACTGATTCACTACCCCCAAGACAAAGCAGATGAGATGATTTCTCACCTGTGTTCTTTGGCACAATCACGCATGATTATCAGTTTTGCGCCAAAAACTTGCTTTCTTTCTATCCTCAAGAAAATCGGTAGTTTCTTTCCCGGACCGAGTAAAGCCACTCGTGCCTATTTACACCGTGAGGCTGATGTGGTGAAAATTCTCGAAAAAAATGGTTTTACAGTGCAAAGAAAAGCCATGACTCGGACTCGCTTCTATTTTTCCCGCTTGTTAGAAGCTACAAGGTAAGAGTTTAAAAATAGTGAACAACAAGATTCCCGACTTCTTCAACAAGTCGGGGATCTGATAGCACAGCAATATTAGTGGAAGCTTTAAGCAAGTAAGGTTAAAATCGCAAGCAAGGTCTAACTCTGAAGTAAAACTATGAAGACGGCGGAAAAATTGGCTGCTGGTTGGCTGCTCACACTCGGATTCATGTTTTTAACAACATCAGTATCAGCGGTAATTACAAAAAATACTACGCTCAAGCAGATATTACCAGGTATACCGGATGAAGCATTAGCAAAAGATTTTGTCAATCAAGAGGCGCTATATCAACTTGATAATACAGCAGCCCAAGGTATAATGTTTGGTTTTCCTACAGTGCTATTAGGGGGATGGTTAGCATTAGGAATGTATAAGCAAAACCGACAGAATACAAAAGCGTTGACAGAACAAAAAAATGAGCATTTGCGATCGCAATTTTATCAAATCTTACAAGCAAATAATGGCAGAATCACATTATTAAATTTTGCCATGCAGTCACAGTTACCAGCAACGGAAGCTAAACAATATTTAGATCAAAAAGCTAAAGAATTTAATGCTAATTTTCAAGTCAATGAAGAAGGAGGGGTATCATATCACTTTGATGTTTAGTGTGATTTTGCTCATTTACAGCTAGGTGATCATGACGCAGATTTTTTTGACTATAGCTGCAATTTTCGGCGGTTTGTCTGTTGCTGGTGGTGCTTTTGGCGCTCATGCTTTGCGGGAAAAAGTCAGTGAAAGAATGCTAGAAATTTTTGACACTGGCGCACGTTATCAAATGTA encodes:
- the bchM gene encoding magnesium protoporphyrin IX methyltransferase; translation: MNAADDKTIVREYFNSTGFDRWKRIYGDGEVNKVQLDIRTGHQQTVDTVIGWLKDDNNLSELSICDAGCGVGSLSIPLAAEGAKVYASDISAKMVSEAQDRAVKAFSNSVNPTFAVQDLESLSGNYHTVICLDVLIHYPQDKADEMISHLCSLAQSRMIISFAPKTCFLSILKKIGSFFPGPSKATRAYLHREADVVKILEKNGFTVQRKAMTRTRFYFSRLLEATR